A genomic stretch from Desulfotignum balticum DSM 7044 includes:
- a CDS encoding diadenylate cyclase, producing MIANFFDIGWQNGLDIALNTYILFRLYVLFRGTNVLRVLLFMGVLLVFRQVAFSMGLIITSWVMQGVIAVAALVIIVVFRNEISSVLKTRDLKFFLWGIPRQQLKTPVGIIVESVYELARQKIGALIVLPLSKGMESVVQEGITWQGKLSKEMLISIFWQDNPVHDGAVVIWGDRITDVGVILPLSKRTDLPSRFGTRHRAAIGLAEQTDAMVIVVSEERGKITVVQDKRVYDINDARVLEKMLIQHAGGDSSARDVKKQTRELAIAAAVCLACVTGLWFSFSRGLETLATHDVPVEFVKSDQNMEVFSSSASSIRLLVSGSRPLIRSLKPDRINVKLNLTNTTPGKNSLSVGRNAVSLPPGISVKSIEPSMLEVFVDVPLKKEIAIQAFWVGRLSPDLIMTRAVIEPEKILVVGPSQALREIETLFTEPLSLDGITESGKITAGIVFTPSTIRPDDQKKSSVQLEYSVQQRENTAS from the coding sequence ATGATAGCGAATTTTTTTGATATCGGGTGGCAGAACGGGCTGGATATTGCCCTGAATACCTATATTCTTTTCCGGCTGTATGTGCTGTTCCGGGGGACCAACGTGCTGCGGGTGCTTCTGTTCATGGGGGTGCTGCTGGTTTTCAGGCAGGTGGCATTTTCCATGGGACTGATCATCACCAGCTGGGTCATGCAGGGGGTCATTGCCGTTGCCGCCCTGGTGATCATTGTGGTGTTCCGCAACGAAATATCATCGGTGCTCAAAACTAGGGATCTGAAATTTTTTTTATGGGGGATTCCCCGCCAGCAGCTGAAAACCCCTGTGGGGATCATTGTTGAAAGCGTTTATGAACTGGCCAGACAAAAAATCGGCGCGCTGATCGTGCTGCCCTTGAGCAAGGGGATGGAAAGTGTGGTTCAGGAAGGGATCACCTGGCAGGGAAAACTATCCAAAGAGATGCTCATCAGCATTTTCTGGCAGGATAATCCGGTTCATGACGGGGCCGTGGTGATCTGGGGAGACCGAATTACGGATGTGGGTGTGATTCTTCCTCTGTCGAAACGCACAGATCTTCCCTCCCGTTTCGGTACCCGGCACCGGGCCGCCATCGGTCTGGCGGAACAGACCGATGCCATGGTAATTGTGGTATCTGAAGAACGGGGCAAAATTACAGTGGTCCAGGACAAACGGGTTTACGATATCAATGATGCCCGCGTGCTTGAAAAAATGCTGATTCAGCATGCTGGCGGAGACTCATCTGCCAGGGATGTAAAAAAACAGACAAGGGAACTGGCGATTGCCGCTGCCGTGTGTCTGGCCTGTGTCACCGGGCTTTGGTTCAGTTTTTCCAGGGGGTTGGAAACTCTGGCCACCCATGATGTCCCCGTCGAATTTGTCAAATCAGATCAGAACATGGAAGTCTTTTCTTCATCTGCCAGCAGTATCCGGCTGCTGGTCAGCGGTTCCAGACCCCTGATCCGGTCTTTGAAGCCGGACCGCATCAATGTCAAGCTCAACCTTACCAATACCACGCCGGGTAAAAACAGCCTGTCTGTCGGACGGAATGCAGTTTCGCTGCCGCCGGGCATTTCAGTGAAAAGCATCGAGCCGTCCATGCTGGAGGTGTTTGTGGATGTGCCGTTAAAAAAAGAGATTGCGATTCAGGCTTTCTGGGTCGGCAGGCTTTCTCCGGATCTGATCATGACCCGGGCCGTGATTGAACCGGAAAAGATTTTGGTTGTCGGTCCTTCCCAGGCTCTCCGGGAGATCGAAACCCTTTTTACCGAGCCGCTTTCCCTGGACGGCATCACCGAATCGGGCAAAATCACCGCCGGTATCGTTTTTACCCCTTCCACCATCCGGCCTGATGATCAGAAGAAAAGCAGTGTTCAACTGGAATATTCAGTCCAGCAGCGAGAGAATACCGCTTCCTGA
- a CDS encoding 2-oxoacid:acceptor oxidoreductase family protein encodes MMSEVRFHGRGGQGVVTTSKILANAFARTGQFGASFPMFGFERRGAPVTAFGRFSDKPVKEKTQIYNPNILVVLDPSQKNSPAVFDGLLPGGMLLINDKKNKGDIRHENLRKLAMVDANGIAMEEIGLPIPNTVVVGAFAKMSGLLDIDPVLEALADYFSGKKLDANRVCAQRGFEEVTTVDL; translated from the coding sequence ATGATGAGTGAAGTCAGATTCCATGGTAGAGGCGGGCAGGGGGTGGTGACCACCTCCAAGATTCTGGCCAATGCATTTGCCAGAACCGGGCAGTTCGGCGCCAGTTTTCCCATGTTCGGATTCGAGCGTCGCGGCGCGCCGGTCACGGCATTCGGGCGGTTTTCCGACAAACCGGTGAAAGAGAAAACTCAGATCTACAATCCCAATATTCTGGTGGTGCTGGATCCTTCTCAAAAAAATTCTCCGGCCGTGTTTGACGGGTTGTTACCCGGGGGTATGCTCTTGATCAACGACAAGAAAAACAAGGGCGATATTCGTCATGAGAATTTAAGAAAACTGGCCATGGTCGATGCCAACGGCATTGCCATGGAAGAGATCGGACTGCCCATTCCCAATACCGTGGTCGTGGGGGCATTTGCAAAAATGTCGGGCCTGCTGGATATCGACCCGGTTTTAGAGGCGTTGGCGGATTATTTTTCAGGAAAAAAACTGGATGCCAACAGGGTCTGCGCACAAAGAGGGTTTGAGGAGGTAACAACCGTTGATCTTTAG
- a CDS encoding pyruvate synthase subunit PorA yields MNTTAISSNIQVITGNAAAAIAAKLARPDVVAAYPITPQTEVIEQISSFHASGDMDCELITVEGENSAMNAVMAASLAGGRVFTASSSWGLVFMYDAVLATAGARAPVVMVNVNRETPGIIAVSSGQQDMISTRDAGWIFLIAENCQEIMDLVLQSYRLAEDYDIQLPVMVHYDGFFLSYLSEGVEIPEQETVDQFLSVLKSQPKRTVLRPGEKLGVGTHGILGGYMELRHKHVTAMERSKAKFDAIDQEFADIFGRTYGGQLEEYLTEDADMVLVGSGSMCGTIKSVIDEQREKGVRIGLVKIRMYRPFPHQALVKALKGKKAIGVVDRSLAFGFDGGPIYTELKAFETKLGGAKLVSFIDGIANTDITKTNVKQMIQMTADLADGKDVPEVTWVSYPKANKDKGEK; encoded by the coding sequence ATGAATACCACAGCTATTTCGTCTAATATCCAAGTCATCACCGGCAACGCGGCCGCAGCCATTGCCGCTAAACTGGCCCGGCCCGATGTGGTGGCGGCCTATCCCATCACTCCCCAGACCGAAGTGATTGAACAGATATCCAGTTTTCATGCATCCGGTGACATGGATTGCGAACTGATCACCGTGGAAGGAGAAAATTCCGCCATGAACGCGGTGATGGCGGCATCTTTGGCCGGCGGTCGGGTGTTTACCGCCTCGTCCTCCTGGGGACTGGTGTTTATGTATGATGCGGTACTGGCCACCGCCGGTGCCAGAGCCCCTGTGGTCATGGTCAATGTGAACCGGGAAACCCCGGGTATTATCGCCGTGTCTTCCGGCCAGCAGGACATGATCTCTACAAGAGATGCAGGCTGGATATTTCTGATTGCTGAAAACTGCCAGGAGATTATGGATCTGGTGCTTCAGAGCTACCGCCTGGCCGAGGATTACGATATTCAATTGCCGGTTATGGTGCATTATGACGGGTTTTTTCTGTCCTATCTGTCTGAAGGCGTGGAAATTCCGGAACAGGAAACTGTGGATCAGTTTCTGTCGGTGCTGAAATCTCAACCCAAACGGACCGTGCTTCGGCCCGGTGAAAAACTGGGCGTGGGAACCCATGGCATTCTAGGCGGATATATGGAACTGCGGCATAAACATGTGACTGCCATGGAACGGTCCAAAGCCAAGTTTGATGCCATTGATCAGGAGTTTGCCGATATTTTCGGCAGAACTTACGGCGGACAGCTGGAAGAGTACCTCACCGAAGATGCGGATATGGTACTGGTGGGATCCGGGTCCATGTGCGGTACCATCAAGTCGGTCATTGACGAGCAACGGGAAAAAGGCGTCCGCATCGGCCTGGTGAAGATCCGCATGTATCGCCCGTTTCCCCATCAGGCCCTGGTCAAGGCCCTCAAAGGGAAAAAAGCCATCGGCGTGGTGGATCGCAGTCTGGCATTCGGATTTGACGGCGGTCCCATCTACACGGAACTCAAAGCGTTTGAAACCAAACTGGGCGGCGCAAAACTGGTCAGTTTCATTGACGGCATTGCCAATACCGACATCACCAAAACCAATGTGAAACAGATGATCCAAATGACGGCAGATCTGGCCGACGGCAAGGATGTCCCTGAAGTGACCTGGGTATCTTATCCAAAAGCCAACAAAGATAAGGGGGAAAAATAA
- a CDS encoding asparaginase produces MKSHVRILATGGTIAGISQTPSQSEYCAGQMTIQDMIDAVPDLNRLADISGEQIANVGSQDMSFDILIRLTCRINELMKKEDIHGIVVTHGTDTMEETAFFLNLTVDSPKPVVLTGAMRPANAISADGPLNLFNAVAVAADPNARERGCLVVMNDRIHGAHSLTKTNTTSVETFLSPVNGLVGTVNYGKTAYFRFPFRRHTYLSEFSSRFCHPPHPTLPRVDIIYACIDMPPDLIDLSSAAGAKGIVIAGDGNGNMNQATIKKAAQKAASGFCIVRSSRVPTGTVGRNMEVDDDTLGFIASDELNPAKARILLMLALFKRVPRHQIQQMFYTY; encoded by the coding sequence ATGAAATCCCACGTCAGGATTCTGGCCACCGGCGGTACCATTGCCGGTATCAGCCAAACGCCTTCCCAGTCCGAATACTGTGCAGGACAAATGACCATTCAGGATATGATCGATGCGGTTCCGGATCTGAACCGGCTGGCCGATATTTCAGGAGAACAGATCGCCAATGTTGGATCCCAGGACATGTCATTTGATATTCTGATCCGACTGACCTGCCGCATCAACGAACTGATGAAAAAAGAGGACATTCACGGTATTGTCGTCACCCACGGCACCGACACCATGGAAGAAACCGCCTTTTTTCTGAATCTCACCGTCGACAGCCCCAAGCCCGTGGTACTGACCGGGGCCATGCGGCCGGCCAATGCTATTTCAGCGGACGGCCCCTTGAACCTGTTCAATGCCGTGGCTGTGGCAGCTGATCCCAATGCCAGGGAACGAGGGTGCCTGGTGGTAATGAATGACCGGATTCACGGGGCCCATTCTCTGACCAAGACCAATACCACATCCGTGGAAACATTTTTATCCCCTGTCAACGGCCTGGTGGGAACCGTTAATTACGGGAAAACCGCCTATTTTCGATTCCCCTTCAGGCGGCACACCTATCTGAGTGAATTTTCCAGCCGGTTCTGTCACCCCCCCCATCCGACACTGCCCCGGGTGGACATCATTTATGCCTGTATTGATATGCCGCCGGATCTGATCGACTTATCGTCAGCCGCCGGGGCCAAAGGCATTGTCATTGCCGGTGACGGCAATGGAAACATGAATCAGGCCACAATAAAAAAAGCCGCCCAAAAGGCGGCTTCAGGGTTCTGCATTGTCCGAAGTTCACGGGTACCGACCGGAACGGTGGGCCGGAATATGGAAGTGGATGACGACACTTTGGGGTTTATTGCTTCAGATGAACTCAATCCTGCCAAGGCGCGCATACTGCTCATGCTGGCGCTGTTTAAAAGAGTTCCCCGGCATCAAATTCAACAGATGTTTTACACATACTGA
- a CDS encoding GAF domain-containing protein — protein MELATCKASYFDLFIDVTKKITTAENIDDIFKLITQKLPEIMDVDGSSIRLLNDADKKLVLRSASGLSEAYLNRGPIDHEEPVFKALEGTPIVIEDAANDPRIQYKESIVQEGIQSILVVPISIRSKNVGILRVLCKKPHHFNPDEINFVAALGEQCGIAIENARIFADQQTQLDYFETIHAISKKINTTYELDKILDLIVTRLPEVMNLKAATIRLMEENKGDLELKAAYGLSQTYLERGPLDKELATYYLKQGEPVVILDAKTDLHTIYHKEAELEGISSILAVPVTFNEEVIGILRLLTEEVRQFSHADINFALAIAEQSGIAIQRAIDYNRLKQTCK, from the coding sequence ATGGAATTAGCCACATGCAAAGCGTCATATTTTGATCTATTTATTGATGTGACCAAAAAAATTACCACCGCAGAGAACATTGATGATATTTTTAAACTGATCACACAAAAGCTGCCGGAAATAATGGACGTGGATGGGTCCAGCATTCGTCTTTTGAACGATGCCGACAAAAAACTGGTTTTGCGCAGTGCCAGCGGTTTAAGTGAAGCCTACCTGAATCGCGGCCCCATTGACCATGAAGAACCGGTTTTCAAGGCCCTTGAAGGCACCCCCATTGTCATTGAAGATGCAGCCAATGATCCCCGGATTCAATACAAAGAAAGCATCGTACAAGAGGGTATTCAATCCATTCTGGTAGTGCCGATTTCCATTCGGAGCAAGAATGTCGGCATTTTGCGGGTATTATGCAAAAAACCGCATCATTTCAACCCGGATGAAATCAATTTTGTCGCCGCCTTAGGCGAACAATGCGGCATTGCCATTGAAAATGCACGGATTTTCGCCGATCAGCAGACCCAGTTGGATTATTTTGAAACCATCCATGCCATCAGCAAAAAAATCAATACCACCTATGAACTGGACAAAATCCTGGATTTGATTGTCACCCGTCTGCCTGAAGTCATGAATTTGAAAGCCGCCACCATCCGCCTGATGGAAGAAAACAAGGGCGATCTTGAATTAAAAGCCGCGTATGGATTAAGTCAGACCTATCTGGAAAGAGGGCCTTTAGACAAGGAACTGGCCACTTATTATCTGAAACAGGGAGAACCCGTGGTGATCCTGGATGCCAAAACAGATCTTCACACCATATATCACAAAGAAGCGGAACTGGAAGGCATCAGCAGTATTCTGGCTGTCCCGGTCACGTTCAACGAGGAAGTGATCGGCATTTTACGCCTGCTCACCGAAGAGGTGCGGCAGTTCTCCCATGCGGACATCAATTTTGCCCTGGCCATTGCCGAACAAAGCGGTATTGCCATCCAGCGGGCCATTGATTACAACCGTCTCAAACAGACCTGCAAATAA
- a CDS encoding N-acetylmuramoyl-L-alanine amidase: MGWHLFLVMLLGWIVVGLPMDSSGFSYTTSDFNQFQSRIIDHRNRVNPKFKKVRRRQTLYIIVHTSELGLSATLRVVAKGKQLTNGRSTPGGHANYVIARNGDTYRILDKQFRADHAGLSMWKGRKDISSVSIGIELVGYHNAPLTDAQYRSMGLLVKILQNAYRLGDHAVLTHSQVAFGRPNPWFPKDHRGRKRCAKNFDRARAGLGPTLDNDPDVIAGRLLPDPYLAELFYSPGPAVAARIAATGPVPELISKDRTAWSIAGEEYDHPTTVYVLPGGRRITGDQIAGAVGWHLLPVSTRVLLNQETKPAETNILEYPVKTITDQMTAWSHAGPAYKFDSTIYFLPSGIVRSGSRIPDWDDLPVNTRLIVGYQGPFAVTRQKTAYRIAGHRYKEQTTVYYLPPGRVKTGTQITNFAGLPQGTLLYLPMDSLPPG, from the coding sequence ATGGGGTGGCATCTTTTTCTGGTGATGCTTCTGGGCTGGATTGTGGTCGGGTTGCCCATGGATTCGTCCGGTTTTTCTTATACGACATCGGATTTTAATCAGTTCCAGTCCAGGATCATTGATCATCGGAACCGGGTGAATCCAAAATTCAAAAAAGTACGGCGCCGGCAGACATTGTATATTATCGTTCATACATCAGAGCTTGGCTTGTCCGCTACCCTGCGGGTAGTGGCCAAAGGCAAACAGTTGACAAACGGCCGCAGCACACCCGGGGGGCATGCCAATTACGTGATCGCCCGGAACGGAGACACCTACCGGATACTGGACAAACAGTTCCGGGCCGACCATGCCGGGCTGTCCATGTGGAAAGGCCGGAAAGATATTTCCTCGGTTTCCATCGGCATCGAGCTGGTGGGATACCATAATGCGCCGCTGACGGATGCACAATACCGGTCCATGGGGTTGCTGGTCAAGATTCTTCAAAACGCTTACCGCTTAGGCGATCACGCAGTGCTGACCCACAGTCAGGTGGCGTTCGGCAGGCCCAATCCCTGGTTTCCTAAAGATCACCGGGGCAGAAAACGGTGTGCCAAAAATTTTGATCGTGCCCGGGCCGGACTGGGACCAACGCTTGATAATGATCCGGATGTTATCGCCGGACGTCTCTTGCCGGACCCGTACCTGGCAGAGCTGTTTTACAGCCCCGGGCCTGCGGTGGCCGCCCGGATTGCCGCCACGGGTCCGGTTCCCGAGCTGATTTCAAAAGACCGAACCGCCTGGTCCATTGCCGGAGAAGAATATGACCATCCGACTACCGTATATGTGCTTCCCGGTGGCCGACGGATTACCGGAGACCAGATTGCCGGCGCAGTCGGATGGCATCTGCTGCCGGTCAGCACCCGGGTTCTGTTGAACCAGGAGACGAAGCCGGCTGAAACCAATATTCTGGAATATCCAGTAAAAACCATCACCGACCAGATGACAGCCTGGTCCCATGCCGGTCCGGCATATAAATTTGATTCCACCATCTATTTTCTGCCGTCCGGTATTGTCCGGTCCGGATCCCGGATCCCCGACTGGGATGATCTGCCTGTGAACACCCGTTTGATTGTGGGATATCAGGGACCGTTTGCCGTCACCCGGCAAAAAACCGCCTACCGGATTGCCGGTCACAGGTACAAAGAACAGACCACCGTGTATTATCTGCCGCCCGGGCGTGTGAAAACCGGCACGCAGATAACCAATTTCGCCGGCCTGCCGCAAGGGACACTGCTTTACCTGCCCATGGACAGTCTGCCCCCGGGATAA
- a CDS encoding DUF2914 domain-containing protein produces the protein MKPSIRICSLLIICLVSAVTATSRIYAQVQSPVMAPVSEPPVLIQAQMCEAIERFQPVNPAVVFSISLGRVYCFSAFDPVFEESIVYHRWYRQDRLISNTRLVLNPPKWSSFSSMQLRPADKGPWRVEIVDSRDKLLKTLRFSISD, from the coding sequence ATGAAACCCTCCATTAGAATATGCAGCCTTTTAATCATATGTCTGGTATCAGCTGTAACCGCTACCTCCAGGATCTATGCCCAGGTCCAGTCCCCGGTGATGGCGCCGGTATCTGAGCCGCCGGTCCTGATTCAGGCACAGATGTGTGAAGCCATTGAAAGGTTTCAGCCGGTCAATCCGGCGGTCGTTTTTTCCATTTCTCTGGGACGGGTCTATTGTTTTTCCGCGTTTGATCCGGTTTTTGAAGAAAGCATTGTGTATCATCGCTGGTACCGGCAGGACCGGTTGATCTCCAATACCCGGTTGGTGTTGAATCCGCCCAAATGGTCTTCTTTCAGCAGTATGCAGCTCAGGCCTGCGGACAAGGGGCCCTGGCGGGTGGAAATTGTCGACAGCCGTGACAAGTTGTTGAAAACCCTTCGTTTCAGCATTTCAGATTGA
- a CDS encoding 4Fe-4S dicluster domain-containing protein, whose amino-acid sequence MPRWGMVIDVKRCIACWGCTIACKEEHFLPPGVFFNRVLIGETGKFPTSSKLIYPVLCNHCEDAACVEACPTGATYVREDGIVAIDDTKCVGCRACMVACPYQQRTYYDEKTKNREFFPGQGKTEMETIGEKLYPFKLGTVIKCNFCSERVDEGMKKGLTPGKDEDATPACVNICPVGARVFGDLDDPNSEINRLIMEKKGKQLRKEFGTEPAVYYID is encoded by the coding sequence ATGCCTAGATGGGGAATGGTAATCGATGTCAAACGGTGTATTGCCTGCTGGGGATGCACCATCGCGTGCAAGGAAGAACATTTTTTGCCGCCCGGGGTGTTCTTTAACCGGGTGTTGATTGGAGAAACCGGTAAGTTTCCCACCTCTTCCAAACTGATTTATCCGGTCCTGTGCAACCATTGTGAGGATGCGGCCTGTGTGGAAGCGTGCCCCACGGGAGCCACCTATGTCAGAGAAGACGGCATCGTGGCCATTGATGATACCAAATGCGTAGGATGCCGGGCCTGTATGGTGGCTTGTCCATATCAGCAGCGGACCTACTACGATGAAAAAACCAAAAACCGGGAGTTTTTTCCGGGCCAGGGCAAAACCGAGATGGAAACCATCGGGGAAAAATTGTATCCCTTTAAACTCGGCACCGTGATCAAGTGTAATTTCTGTTCGGAACGCGTGGATGAAGGCATGAAAAAAGGGCTGACCCCGGGCAAGGATGAAGATGCCACGCCCGCATGTGTCAATATCTGTCCGGTAGGCGCCAGAGTGTTCGGTGATCTGGATGATCCCAACAGTGAGATCAACCGGCTGATCATGGAGAAAAAAGGTAAACAACTCAGAAAAGAATTCGGCACGGAACCCGCCGTTTATTATATTGATTAA
- a CDS encoding 4Fe-4S binding protein has translation MSSNQYFNHEGPWSDATDSLMCTDTGDWRSERPVVDKEKCIFCGFCAIYCPIQVMEMTADSCFKPDLDFCKGCGICAKECPKGAITMVSEGEFVS, from the coding sequence ATGTCATCAAATCAATACTTTAATCACGAAGGGCCGTGGTCGGATGCCACTGATTCGCTGATGTGCACGGATACCGGCGATTGGCGATCTGAGCGCCCGGTTGTGGACAAGGAAAAATGTATTTTCTGCGGGTTTTGCGCGATTTACTGCCCGATCCAGGTGATGGAAATGACAGCGGACAGCTGTTTTAAGCCGGATCTGGATTTTTGCAAGGGATGCGGTATCTGCGCAAAAGAATGTCCCAAGGGCGCGATCACCATGGTTTCGGAAGGGGAGTTTGTATCATGA
- a CDS encoding VOC family protein: MTFTIDHFNINVLDLDKSLVFYEKALGLKETRRTTADDGSYIIVYLGDGTSPCKLELTWLKSQTTPYDLGDEEFHIAFKTDDFDAAYALHKQMGCICYENKDMGIYFINDPDGYWLEIVPIR; encoded by the coding sequence ATGACATTTACCATCGACCATTTCAACATCAATGTCCTGGATTTGGACAAAAGCCTGGTATTTTATGAAAAAGCGCTGGGGCTGAAGGAAACCCGGCGCACCACAGCCGATGACGGCAGTTATATCATCGTATATCTTGGAGACGGCACCAGCCCCTGCAAACTGGAACTGACCTGGCTCAAATCCCAGACCACTCCTTATGATCTGGGGGATGAAGAGTTTCACATCGCATTTAAAACCGATGACTTTGACGCGGCGTACGCCCTTCACAAACAGATGGGCTGCATCTGTTATGAAAACAAAGATATGGGCATCTATTTCATCAATGATCCGGACGGATACTGGCTGGAAATCGTACCGATCCGATGA
- a CDS encoding thiamine pyrophosphate-dependent enzyme, producing MAEKNKGRLTKVLDYLKYDDPFSKGVSFCPGCGLELLLRFIPRVLGNDIIITGTPSCSAPVLLGQNKQSWHTLSYFGTLMTGAAANATGLVRYYKKAGIDNTVVCFNGDGTANDIGFGNLSGAAERNEPFIYICYDNEGYMNTGIQKSGTTPYGATTTTTPYGTVHKGKNLRRMNLGVKMAMNKIPYTATATLSDLEDLAKKLLKAKKAKERGFCFLHVFAPCPTGWGANPADTIEICRQAVKTNYFPLWEAENGKIRMTKTVKKPKPVSSYTKLMKKFNHMTDADLQILQDDVEYETCLLGGLSVLEAECQLPVSAQD from the coding sequence ATGGCTGAAAAAAACAAAGGCCGGCTGACCAAAGTACTGGATTACCTTAAATATGACGATCCGTTCTCCAAAGGCGTGTCATTCTGCCCGGGCTGCGGTTTGGAACTGCTGCTGCGGTTTATCCCCCGGGTTTTGGGGAATGATATCATCATCACCGGAACTCCGTCCTGTTCCGCCCCGGTACTGCTGGGTCAGAATAAACAGTCCTGGCACACCCTGTCTTATTTCGGCACCCTGATGACCGGGGCCGCCGCCAATGCCACAGGATTGGTGCGGTACTATAAAAAAGCGGGTATTGACAACACGGTGGTGTGTTTCAACGGCGACGGCACGGCCAACGATATCGGATTCGGCAACCTTTCCGGGGCCGCGGAACGCAATGAGCCGTTCATCTACATCTGTTATGACAATGAAGGGTACATGAATACCGGGATTCAAAAAAGCGGCACCACCCCGTACGGCGCCACCACCACCACCACCCCCTATGGCACGGTGCACAAAGGAAAAAATCTGCGGCGCATGAATTTAGGGGTGAAAATGGCCATGAACAAGATTCCCTATACGGCCACGGCAACCCTCAGCGATTTGGAGGACCTGGCCAAAAAACTGCTTAAAGCCAAAAAAGCCAAGGAACGGGGATTTTGCTTTCTCCATGTGTTTGCCCCCTGTCCCACGGGCTGGGGTGCGAATCCCGCAGATACCATAGAGATCTGCCGGCAGGCGGTCAAAACCAATTACTTTCCTTTGTGGGAAGCTGAAAATGGTAAAATCCGCATGACCAAAACCGTTAAAAAACCCAAACCCGTAAGCAGTTACACCAAACTGATGAAAAAATTCAATCACATGACTGACGCGGATCTTCAGATTCTTCAGGACGATGTGGAATATGAAACTTGCCTTTTGGGCGGACTGAGTGTGCTGGAAGCGGAATGTCAGCTACCGGTATCTGCGCAAGATTAA